The Bombus vancouverensis nearcticus chromosome 9, iyBomVanc1_principal, whole genome shotgun sequence genome includes a window with the following:
- the LOC143303188 gene encoding uncharacterized protein LOC143303188, translating to MFAESFPSEVPFQTSLPKRKRDSEEPLGDSGGPIKRMRPCDKPRVSEWLEELFNIGAEAVSKLGFDDLVTFDENFFDAETVVLEREPPLVEIVDTDRCVKVRFANEIPEEVLEAHLRHHASGRKGISPVVRYWCRREFSELYPGAPCFDFDLV from the exons atgtttgcggagtcgtttccatcagaggttcctttccagacttccctg cccaagcgaaagagggattccgaagaacccttgggcgactcgggaggaccaatcaaacgcatgcggccctgtgataaaccacgagtatcagagtggttggaggaactattcaacattggtgccgaggccgtgtcgaaattgggctttgacgatttggttactttcgacgagaatttcttcgatgcagagaccgtcgtattggagagggaaccccctctggttgaaatcgttgataccgatcgttgcgtgaaagttcgttttgcgaatgaaattcccgaagaggttttggaggcacatcttcgtcaccatgcttctgggagaaagggaatttcccctgttgtgcgctattggtgtaggcgtgagttcagcgaactttatcccggagctccttgcttcgattttgatttagtgtag